The Coffea arabica cultivar ET-39 chromosome 8e, Coffea Arabica ET-39 HiFi, whole genome shotgun sequence genome window below encodes:
- the LOC113703029 gene encoding ylmG homolog protein 2, chloroplastic has protein sequence MASSSSSSDNPLSKDTMSKEEERFATKKSTPNCLTLLPFSAPPHFRQPAPPHLKPNLQLLKVAATHVATQLHDSILISADKFLSMLHGLASQNPLLCRLLSFSSHLQSFSSQMRCRNYGHLDARSNHNFAAVLLGDSVAGIVVTNGILNFLNIYNTLLIVRLVLTWFPNAPPAVVSPLSTICDPYLNIFRGIIPPLGGTLDLSPILAFLVLNAFTSTAAALPAELPPTGVSERLPSRTTVSPFTTSQKKWIRRLSSVKSKNSSGEN, from the exons atggcttcttcttcttcttcttcggaCAATCCATTGTCAAAAGATACAATGtcgaaggaagaagaaagatttGCAACGAAAAAATCCACCCCAAATTGTCTAACATTACTACCCTTTTCAGCTCCCCCGCATTTCAGGCAACCGGCTCCTCCACATTTGAAGCCAAACCTACAGTTACTAAAAGTAGCAGCGACCCACGTTGCCACTCAACTCCATGATTCCATTCTCATATCTGCTGATAAATTCCTCAGCATGCTGCATGGTTTAGCTTCGCAGAATCCCCTTCTCTGCAGACTTCTATCGTTTTCTTCTCATCTCCAAAGTTTCAGCTCCCAG ATGCGGTGCAGAAACTATGGACATTTGGATGCCCGGTCCAACCATAACTTTGCAGCCGTCTTACTTGGCGATTCGGTTGCTGGAATTGTGGTTACTAATGGGATTCTGAATTTCCTGAACATCTATAATACATTATTAATTGTTAGGCTTGTTTTGACCTGGTTTCCTAATGCTCCTCCAGCTGTTGTTAGCCCCTTGAG CACCATATGCGATCCCTACTTGAACATATTTCGTGGGATTATTCCACCACTTGGAGGGACTCTGGACCTTTCACCTATATTAGCATTCCTTGTTCTGAATGCTTTTACCAGTACAGCTGCCGCACTTCCTGCTGAACTTCCCCCTACAGGAGTTTCTGAACGTCTGCCATCTCGCACAACAGTATCACCCTTTACGACATCACAGAAGAAATGGATCAGAAGACTTTCCAGTGTCAAGTCAAAAAACTCATCTGGTGAAAATTGA